Proteins encoded by one window of Drosophila melanogaster chromosome X:
- the CG2701 gene encoding uncharacterized protein, which yields MLDNDTSNNNNCNPQNLPLDELKFALSGKDGVRRNVPALDEHWVQREKPFASYLCMLSSYGRLKSGAALEEWTFAANNFRGDMEFLLSLTQHEFWSYMVYDESAMAAVVTFLQRANPYYRQTDVSRDKELDQAHLLYGQLLDLVVRLIMRLCTGKESDSEWISPKQHGSLLYSNYLISVPLLFDLLIAVGDAEPENVELLRQIFDKVLEVQPEYQKDLKEALIFYESAFLSMQIQVENEGCEGAGGGASLDVDLETPYDDVVLFAMDCAYTLRLLLLLCPQLLETIEQLRLAPSIANFYDMTVPMLYKNIYLVNPGASSLRWLNETRQQYIFIVRRVVSLQMESGRGQQLVEVMQECLSAQNFVVDYQRQFPLEHDMKLLIQRCPNIKNYEVDFVVSGYQKALASCPNGIMADDMASNGVQVTGNVQDEEFKNGDSSRTSPQPSPTANGTTRDIDLEVTAVLEVLPDLGSGFIRRLLIRYDNSEQVIAAILDDNLPPDLAQMDRQEVYIPPDPQDKQQRQTGLRHFNVHDGDRYDVLTRDQPECIIKQGKGLPGAPRNAEQLLDDKRDLKQLKERYQKYAMVEETTLERGEYDDEYDDSYEAQNEGQAPPVSLLRGRLQEAASSSAYNAQDELENDDEESSGGHSDPEPSMRTNRDFCENPEVIRARYEQRQLSKYGQKSGGHGASPSVVGAPKGQGQSQQTQRSRGQKEAHKSTRANHNRKAGAAFKRSKGMMG from the exons ATGCTGGACAAcgacaccagcaacaacaacaactgcaacccACAGAATCTGCCACTGGACGAACTCAAGTTTGCACTTTCCGGCAAGGATGGGGTGCGCAGGAACGTTCCGGCGCTG GACGAGCACTGGGTGCAGCGCGAGAAGCCCTTTGCCAGCTATTTGTGCATGTTGAGCTCCTATGGACGCCTAAAATCCGGAGCTGCACTGGAGGAATGGACCTTCGCGGCGAACAATTTCCGTGGGGACATGGAGTTCCTGCTGAGCCTGACGCAGCACGA ATTCTGGTCCTACATGGTGTACGATGAATCGGCCATGGCGGCCGTTGTCACATTCCTGCAGCGCGCTAATCCCTACTACAGACAGACAGATGTCAGCCGGGACAAGGAGTTGGACCAGGCCCATCTGCTGTACGGACAGCTGCTCGATCTCGTCGTGCGTCTGATAATGCGACTGTGCACCGGTAAGGAATCGGACTCGGAGTGGATTAGCCCGAAGCAACACGGCAGCCTGCTGTACAGCAACTACCTGATCTCTGTGCCACTGCTCTTTGATCTGCTCATCGCTGTTGGCGATGCGGAGCCGGAGAACGTGGAACTGTTGCGCCAGATCTTCGACAAGGTGCTGGAAGTGCAGCCGGAGTACCAAAAGGATCTGAAGGAGGCGCTGATCTTCTACGAGAGCGCTTTCCTCAGCATGCAGATCCAGGTGGAGAACGAGGGCTGCGAAGGTGCTGGCGGCGGGGCGTCTCTGGACGTCGACTTGGAGACGCCCTACGACGATGTGGTGCTCTTCGCCATGGACTGCGCATACAcgctgcgcctgctgctgctcctctgTCCCCAGCTATTGGAAACCATCGAACAGCTGCGTTTGGCCCCAAG CATTGCCAATTTCTATGACATGACTGTGCCCATGTTGTACAAGAACATCTACTTGGTGAACCCGGGTGCGAGTTCGCTGCGCTGGCTAAATGAGACGCGCCAGCAATATATCTTCATCGTTCGTCGCGTGGTCAGCCTGCAGATGGAGTCGGGACGGGGACAGCAGCTGGTGGAAGTGATGCAGGAGTGCCTTTCCGCCCAGAACTTCGTTGTGGACTACCAGCGGCAGTTTCCGCTGGAGCACGACATGAAGCTGCTGATCCAACGTTGCCCAAATAT CAAGAACTACGAGGTGGACTTCGTGGTGTCCGGTTATCAGAAGGCACTGGCCAGCTGCCCCAACGGCATAATGGCCGACGATATGGCCAGTAACGGTGTCCAAGTTACGGGGAACGTCCAGGACGAGGAATTCAAGAACGGCGACTCCTCGCGCACTTCTCCACAGCCGTCGCCGACGGCCAACGGAACGACAAGGGACATTGACTTGGAAGTCACCGCCGTGCTGGAAGTGCTGCCCGATCTGGGCAGTGGCTTCATAAGGCGCCTCCTCATCCGCTACGATAACAGCGAGCAGGTCATTGCCGCCATTCTGGACGACAATCTGCCGCCGGATCTAGCGCAGATGGACCGACAGGAGGTGTACATTCCGCCCGACCCGCAGGACAAACAGCAACGCCAAACGGGCCTGCGACACTTCAACGTTCACGACGGCGATCGCTACGACGTGCTGACGCGGGACCAGCCCGAGTGCATTATCAAGCAGGGCAAGGGATTGCCGGGAGCGCCACGCAATGCGGAACAGTTGCTGGACGACAAGCGCGACCTGAAGCAGCTAAAGGAGCGCTACCAGAAGTACGCCATGGTCGAGGAGACCACGCTCGAGAGGGGCGAGTATGACGACGAGTACGACGACAGCTACGAGGCTCAAAACGAGGGTCAAGCGCCGCCTGTGAGTCTGCTGCGCGGAAGGCTCCAGGAAGCCGCCTCCAGTTCGGCGTACAACGCACAGGATGAGCTGGAGAACGACGACGAGGAGAGCTCCGGCGGCCATTCGGACCCGGAGCCGTCGATGCGCACCAACAGAGACTTTTGCGAGAATCCAGAGGTGATACGCGCCCGCTACGAGCAGCGCCAGTTATCCAAATACGGCCAAAAGAGTGGTGGACATGGAGCGAGTCCCTCTGTGGTCGGAGCACCCAAGGGCCAGGGGCAGTCCCAGCAGACGCAGCGCAGTCGTGGCCAAAAGGAGGCCCACAAGTCCACTCGTGCCAATCATAATCGCAAGGCAGGAGCAGCCTTCAAGCGCAGCAAGGGCATGATGGGTTAG
- the fs(1)Yb gene encoding female sterile (1) Yb, with amino-acid sequence MEPIGDLQVPSFKVVSGGTTFTYASPKSGAASLDFLAHTLRKREANTEKTILICQQNFEAERLKFELAERDVNTILLPPHGAMVGQVLLLWSKGYINQALILCDGMLEHLGVVEANLVIHTTLPELNKFEERLKWLSISARNAEMLVITPCDEENEKEGKGETEPEIVQQRMPLKVDALNSMQLYEIKENTPPTSSEDYKAEADVLLSAATPATIPNDNKEQEINLSVEDATVKLLASFELGSTDSAAVDESSPAAAKFNAPVYSPFVTENPTKSLDAEFQELVKSFKVQNVFKNMNLPPPPSVSIEEPVSSASASDYRHQIDTTSLDSIRTVKDSPASLAVVPFSAGGITYNNYGVLGWSRHAVVPCYGLTEAPDISTIIRRAMQQMGVARSRARAVQRFAWPHVSLGKSVLVVGNLQIGKTWSYLPTVCQRSHEDLQRRPDVGRGPTCIFVCPNQGQGKQIERWMSTLLCLLGSASGFEDVVTHWDKTQLVDIVRRLKKPVGILLTSVDLLLQLLNHNPVGSIFDAQAVKCIALDNLNDMVRVLPNDTMKLLQRLPEMFQLTQNKCQLLVSGRIWHTDLMVQHILPLMPDVLVLFDDALEASVYGGVQLDVRVVADEPEKIEHLKALIAERRNFANEPAVMVCSNSTEVLLLRRSLQAIGVNAHICVSEACYSNVAEWLRQSPSGLLLVTDDVVPRLKCGKIPLLIHYSFASMWARFKNRFSLFYANLKSPTTRPVGQSVVFAKPTDLENIWKLCDFYMKHKLPRPGHLLGILSQRRLEEQPTSRSLCHQMAAFGDCLRHKCMYRHVMWRDEVLPPDHYPKNGLIRFLVLVCYSPAALAVRLSDQFPTAIRFLNFPMSDLGERVQRHYELEANRHMHPNPVPGEMAVVKNINRYERVHIVSVESNVMVLVQLLDTSTECFSYKTSQLYSCDKIFKDSPREAMDLRILGLQPESLDRIWPDDARNLVRKDFFRRTHNKRNRQFHAVVQSAIHRTIFVRNIYDDEGNDLLSFVINRFRSHQDECCQLKLDAMVMSSKDCPYM; translated from the exons ATGGAGCCAATTGGAGATCTGCAAGTGCCCAGCTTCAAGGTGGTGTCCGGGGGAACCACCTTCACGTACGCCAGTCCGAAATCCGGAGCAGCCTCCCTCGACTTTCTCGCGCACACCCTGCGGAAAAGGGAGGCGAACACAGAAAAAACTATTCTGATATGTCAGCAGAATTTCGAGGCCGAGCGTCTGAAATTTGAGCTCGCCGAGCGGGATGTCAACACTATTCTCCTGCCCCCGCATGGGGCAATGGTCGGTCAAGTGCTGCTCCTCTGGTCCAAGGGG TACATCAACCAAGCTCTAATTCTCTGCGATGGCATGCTCGAGCATCTTGGAGTAGTCGAGGCGAACCTGGTGATCCACACAACGCTGCCGGAACTGAACAAGTTCGAGGAGCGTTTGAAGTGGCTGAGCATATCGGCGAGAAACGCCGAGATGTTGGTCATAACTCCGTGCGACGAAGAGAATGAAAAAGAAGGCAAGGGAGAGACCGAACCGGAGATCGTCCAGCAAAGAATGCCACTCAAAGTAGATGCCCTAAATTCCATGCAGCTTTATGAAATAAAGGAGAATACGCCGCCGACATCATCGGAGGATTACAAGGCGGAGGCGGATGTCCTGCTAAGTGCTGCAACTCCAGCGACAATCCCAAACGACAATAAGGAGCAAGAGATAAATTTAAGCGTGGAGGATGCTACAGTAAAGCTCCTGGCTTCTTTTGAGTTGGGCAGCACTGATTCGGCGGCAGTGGACGAATCCTCTCCAGCTGCTGCTAAGTTCAATGCTCCTGTCTACTCTCCTTTCGTTACTGAAAATCCAACGAAGTCTTTGGACGCCGAGTTTCAAGAGCTCGTAAAGTCGTTTAAGGTGCAAAACGTATTCAAAAACATGAACTTGCCGCCTCCTCCCTCTGTTAGCATTGAAGAACCGGTGTCCAGTGCCTCCGCTTCTGATTATCGACATCAGATCGACACCACTTCGCTGGATTCCATTCGAACTGTGAAGGATTCACCTGCCTCTCTAGCAGTGGTTCCCTTTTCTGCAGGGGGAATAACTTACAACAACTATGGCGTTCTCGGCTGGAGTCGCCACGCGGTCGTGCCGTGCTACGGTTTGACCGAAGCGCCGGACATAAGCACCATCATCAGGCGGGCCATGCAGCAGATGGGTGTGGCTAGGTCGCGAGCGCGGGCGGTCCAGAGATTCGCCTGGCCACATGTCTCGTTGGGTAAATCCGTTTTAGTTGTGGGCAACTTACAGATCGGGAAGACGTGGTCCTACCTGCCCACCGTGTGCCAGCGCAGCCACGAGGATCTGCAGCGACGGCCAGATGTTGGCCGTGGACCTACCTGCATCTTTGTGTGTCCCAACCAGGGGCAGGGCAAACAGATCGAACGCTGGATGAGCACGTTGCTCTGTTTGCTGGGCAGTGCGTCGGGGTTTGAGGATGTCGTTACCCACTGGGACAAGACCCAATTGGTGGACATCGTTCGCCGGCTCAAAAAGCCCGTTGGAATCCTGCTAACCAGCGTGGACTTGTTGCTCCAACTGCTGAACCATAACCCGGTCGGGAGCATTTTCGATGCCCAGGCGGTGAAGTGCATAGCCTTGGATAACCTGAACGACATGGTTCGTGTCCTGCCAAACGACACGATGAAGCTGCTGCAACGATTGCCCGAAATGTTCCAGCTCACCCAAAATAAGTGCCAACTGCTCGTCTCCGGCCGCATTTGGCACACCGATCTAATGGTGCAGCACATTCTGCCTCTGATGCCCGACGTCCTCGTTCTCTTCGACGACGCCTTGGAGGCGAGTGTCTATGGCGGCGTCCAGCTGGACGTGAGAGTCGTGGCGGATGAGCCGGAGAAGATCGAGCATTTGAAGGCGCTGATCGCTGAGCGCAGGAACTTTGCCAATGAGCCCGCCGTTATGGTCTGCTCCAACTCGACAGAGGTACTCCTACTCCGCCGTAGTCTGCAAGCGATTGGGGTGAATGCACATATCTGCGTATCGGAGGCGTGCTACTCCAATGTCGCCGAGTGGCTACGCCAGTCCCCGAGTGGCCTGCTGCTGGTCACGGATGATGTGGTGCCGAGACTGAAATGCGGAAAGATCCCGCTGCTCATCCACTACAGCTTTGCCAGCATGTGGGCGCGCTTCAAGAACCGCTTCAGCCTGTTCTACGCAAACCTCAAATCGCCAACGACGCGCCCAGTCGGCCAGTCCGTGGTCTTTGCCAAGCCCACTGATTTGGAGAACATCTGGAAGCTGTGCGACTTTTACATGAAGCACAAGCTGCCCAGGCCCGGCCATTTGCTGGGAATCCTTTCGCAGCGACGCCTGGAAGAGCAACCGACAAGCAGAAGTCTCTGCCACCAAATGGCCGCTTTCGGGGATTGCCTGAGGCACAAGTGCATGTATCGCCATGTGATGTGGCGGGACGAGGTGCTGCCGCCAGATCACTATCCCAAAAATGGATTGATTCGGTTCTTGGTTCTAGTT TGCTACAGCCCAGCTGCGTTGGCTGTGCGCTTGAGCGACCAGTTTCCCACAGCGATCCGCTTCCTCAACTTTCCGATGAGCGATCTGGGCGAGCGAGTGCAGCGCCACTACGAACTGGAGGCGAACCGGCACATGCATCCCAATCCCGTGCCCGGCGAGATGGCGGTGGTCAAGAACATCAACCGCTACGAGCGGGTGCACATTGTCAGTGTGGAAAGCAATGTCATGGTGTTGGTGCAACTGTTGGACACGTCCACCGAATGTTTTTCCTACAAAACCAGCCAGCTGTACAGCTGCGATAAGATCTTCAAG GATTCACCCAGAGAAGCGATGGATTTGAGGATCCTTGGCCTGCAGCCCGAGAGCCTCGATCGCATCTGGCCCGATGACGCCCGCAATTTGGTGCGCAAGGATTTCTTTCGTCGCACGCATAACAAGCGGAATCGCCAATTCCACGCCGTCGTCCAGTCCGCCATCCATCGCACGATCTTCGTTCGCAACATATACGACGACGAGGGCAACGACCTGCTCAGCTTCGTCATCAATCGCTTTCGCTCGCATCAGGATGAGTGCTGCCAGCTCAAGCTCGATGCGATGGTGATGAGCTCCAAGGACTGTCCATATATGTAG
- the fs(1)Ya gene encoding female sterile (1) young arrest, which yields MSFSNVLIMRQPDEGKCHICKRVFCCGKCRQKHQFKAHAIAVREPLGLRSAGGGIIEHRHQMESGATTIYVFCPICERRPLLLREEMHGELLAHIETCHLPLRCRKCQRNYTRVDDLREFSKCVDQQQSCTDVTGATETSKATLKKAANSTAISTQTSPSVTPISLINMRWKAKSRVTHEEFISDSVSSIRNLSSFSNSSIRRSIGQLGVNPSETMEKGKVIRSTSTPLHVESVFAKPKEPITFNASTGGHVSSIYHEEPSPTPESNPVQQQQQQQQPLQQRAWKMGARNKMSAATPLRQVMSKSIQKAFVEHGGMMVHQPPSAVVQRRVRLDLSEHSSHEAAGSSALDLRLSPAMRRTQSESSASEVNSGSSSSYSTSRNADLCKRQFLLSAQKLTTESIIITRTNSSSQKTSSTVYNSCESVEIIRSTSESAEVCHVPAITPIRVTGAGINKKQIKFETPPKSSQQMRSNGEGDETKDQFFTPEPGTPEIPERRHRQAIVPRQLSGEFSPKKDKPKEKGLAVMALISPPLQQPRVRPPLRECRQQRVYSGVQDVGEPEVVDAEEEDEVFRPTNASTCNDKKLEAPNSGRLWSLMSSMMRLPASLRGEREKDRDRDRDSDKENAGSGSLIRRCASIAGSLVRPSARDSSMEDQQCLKRKRTQTLDSQYCSPLSPSSSSKRYRIRPREPIERMRRQ from the exons ATGTCGTTTTCCAATGTCCTAATCATGCGACAGCCCGACGAG GGCAAGTGCCACATTTGCAAGCGTGTCTTCTGTTGCGGCAAATGCCGCCAGAAGCATCAGTTCAAAGCGCACGCCATTGCTGTGCGCGAGCCATTGGGATTGAGGTCTGCCGGCGGCGGTATCATCGAGCATCGCCATCAAATGGAGTCCGGCGCGACCACCATCTATGTGTTCTGTCCGATCTGCGAGCGGCGTCCCCTGCTGCTGCGCGAGGAGATGCACGGCGAGCTGCTGGCCCACATCGAGACCTGCCACCTGCCGCTGCGATGCCGCAAGTGCCAGCGCAACTACACGCGCGTCGATGACCTGCGGGAGTTCAGCAAGTGCGTGGACCAGCAGCAGAGCTGCACTGATGTCACCGGCGCCACGGAGACATCGAAGGCGACGCTAAAGAAGGCAGCGAATAGCACCGCCATTTCAACGCAAACGTCGCCGTCCGTAACGCCCATTTCACTGATCAACATGCGCTGGAAGGCCAAGAGCCGTGTCACCCACGAGGAGTTCATCAGCGACAGCGTCTCCTCCATACGCAACCTGTCGTcgttcagcaacagctccATTCGTCGCTCCATTGGCCAACTGGGCGTGAATCCGTCCGAAACGATGGAGAAGGGCAAGGTCATACGCTCGACGTCCACACCACTGCACGTGGAGTCCGTGTTCGCCAAGCCCAAGGAGCCGATTACCTTCAATGCTTCCACTGGCGGCCACGTGTCCAGCATCTACCACGAGGAGCCCAGTCCGACACCCGAAAGCAATCCcgtccagcagcagcagcagcagcagcagccgttGCAGCAGCGCGCCTGGAAAATGGGCGCCCGCAACAAGATGAGCGCCGCAACGCCGCTGCGCCAGGTCATGTCCAAGAGCATTCAGAAGGCCTTCGTCGAGCACGGCGGCATGATGGTCCACCAGCCACCATCCGCAGTGGTGCAACGTCGCGTGCGCCTCGATCTCAGCGAGCACAGTTCGCACGAGGCAGCAGGCTCGTCCGCTCTGGACCTGCGACTCTCGCCAGCTATGCGGCGCACCCAGAGCGAGTCCAGCGCCTCGGAGgtcaacagcggcagcagctccAGCTACAGCACCTCGCGGAATGCCGATCTATGCAAGCGGCAGTTCTTGCTGTCCGCACAGAAACTCACCACCGAGTCGATCATCATCACGCGGACGAACTCCAGCTCACAGAAGACCTCTTCCACGGTGTACAACTCATGCGAGAGCGTCGAGATCATACGCTCCACCTCGGAATCAGCGGAAGTGTGCCACGTGCCGGCCATAACGCCCATCCGTGTCACCGGTGCCGGCATCAACAAGAAGCAGATCAAGTTCGAGACGCCGCCCAAGAGCAGCCAACAGATGCGATCGAATGGCGAGGGCGATGAAACCAAGGACCAGTTTTTCACGCCGGAACCGGGAACGCCGGAAATTCCAGAGCGTCGTCATCGCCAGGCGATTGTGCCGCGCCAGCTGAGCGGCGAGTTTTCGCCCAAGAAGGATAAGCCGAAGGAGAAGGGGCTGGCGGTGATGGCCCTGATCTCGCCGCCATTGCAGCAACCCAGGGTGCGTCCTCCGTTGCGGGAATGCCGTCAGCAGAGGGTCTATAGCGGCGTGCAGGATGTGGGCGAGCCGGAGGTCGTGGACGCAGAAGAGGAGGACGAGGTGTTCCGCCCCACAAACGCCTCCACGTGCAACGACAAAAAGCTGGAGGCGCCCAACTCCGGTCGCCTGTGGTCGCTGATGAGTTCCATGATGCGACTGCCGGCCAGCTTGCGCGGCGAACGCGAAAAGGACAGGGACAGGGACAGGGATTCGGATAAGGAGAACGCTGGTTCGGGCTCACTCATCCGTCGCTGCGCCTCCATCGCTGGATCCCTGGTGCGCCCCAGTGCAAGGGACTCCTCCATGGAGGACCAGCAGTGCCTCAAGAGAAAGCGCACTCAGACGCTGGACAGCCAGTACTGTAGCCCGCTGTCGCCGTCCAGCTCCTCGAAGCGCTACCGCATCCGGCCCAGGGAGCCCATCGAGCGCATGCGTCGCCAGTAG
- the vilya gene encoding vilya, whose protein sequence is MAKSQAGQTVEPEASKLWIHCNSCCALFCDKKHTFFLLACHHVFCERCVKVSAGRTPSDAPIFECSTCRRSVRGRQLTNSMPNHFKQLFHPEPFTIGNDFVETFQRGNHRHFDKYKERKELEMDKLFKDIEVAKSVCQKRFLEAQMLRVERKKLMQRSRYIKAEVANRKAEMHRMAQAYRSRSLTSQSSSSAQRSARGRPRGRGTATQSSSRRRSTESAKRQQITSFIHPPNNSFDL, encoded by the exons ATGGCGAAATCACAAGCAGGTCAGACTGTCGAGCCGGAGGCGTCCAAGCTGTGGATCCACTGCAACAGCTGCTGCGCCCTGTTCTGCGATAAGAAGCACACCTTCTTCCTGCTCGCCTGCCATCACGTGTTCTGCGAGCGGTGCGTCAAGGTCTCCGCCGGCCGCACGCCCAGCGACGCGCCCATATTCGAATGCTCCACCTGTCGGCGGAGCGTGCGCGGCCGCCAGTTGACCAACTCGATGCCCAACCACTTCAAGCAGCTCTTCCATCCGGAGCCCTTCACCATCGGCAACGACTTTGTGGAGACGTTCCAGCGCGGCAATCATCGGCACTTCGACAAGTACAAGGAGAGGAAGGAACTGGAGATGGATAAGCTGTTCAAGGACATCGAGGTGGCCAAGTCCGTGTGCCAGAAACGCTTCCTGGAGGCGCAGATGCTGCGCGTGGAGCGCAAGAAGCTGATGCAGAGGTCGCGCTACATTAAGGCGGAAGTCGCCAATCGGAAGGCGGAAATGCATCG GATGGCCCAGGCCTACCGAAGCCGCTCGCTGACTTCGCAATCCTCGTCATCCGCCCAACGCTCGGCGCGCGGACGTCCTCGTGGCCGTGGAACAGCCACACAGTCCTCCAGTCGACGCCGATCAACGGAATCAGCAAAGCGGCAGCAAATCACCAGCTTCATACACCCGCCGAACAACTCGTTCGATCTGTGA
- the dwg gene encoding deformed wings: MMNSKIAEVVVLNCRTCTRACKLHKPLQEEIDLGSEGSTTLASMLNYCTGLSFEPQDGAAMPQHICLHCLQLLEQAFNFKRMVIDSDELLRLGLDEARCSSFHESQTHSPNQSQQHDQQQQAFDSTEEYVMIEMLNEEQENVANLDEELAEEDRRIFAMTVDEEEEFLTEEVDQDDELSEEEHQLAQSGDQQEEHITMESVHEFQPAEVEYVTIKNEFETIVTEEDEFEVMNDSGAHDAILDCQMIVIPAEGAIDEVIGEETLELEGDGREEHLLPEAEDVCEDEDFLEESLDSAPPTAGEALPYVCTVCQKAFRQQCRLNQHMRSHVDEKQYECEECGKRLKHLRNYKEHMLTHTNVKPHQCSICGRFYRTTSSLAVHKRTHAEKKPYNCDQCGRGYAAFDHLRRHKLTHTGERPYACDLCDKAYYDSSSLRQHKISHTGKKAFTCEICGVGLSQKSGYKKHMMVHSGVKAHKCDVCGHAFTFTSNLNAHVRLHSGEKPFKCEVCVKAFPTKKRLASHMRVHNKESPVTATVAVQSINPPSRQAGAEGATGGGATGGSPTGGGATGGSATNLHITEVHEQPVSTSKVVMVL; this comes from the exons ATGATGAATAGCAAGATCGCCGAGGTAGTGGTGCTCAACTGCCGGACGTGCACGCGTGCCTGCAAGCTGCACAAGCCGCTGCAGGAGGAGATCGATCTGGGTTCGGAGGGCAGCACCACGCTGGCCAGCATGCTAAACTACTGCACGGGACTCTCGTTCGAGCCGCAAGACGGCGCCGCCATGCCGCAGCACATCTGCCTCCACTGCCTGCAGCTGCTGGAACAGGCGTTCAACTTCAAGCGCATGGTCATCGATTCGGACGAGCTGCTCCGCCTGGGCCTGGACGAGGCGCGCTGCTCCAGCTTTCACGAGAGTCAGACTCATAGCCCCAACCAGAGCCAGCAGCAcgaccagcaacagcaggcgTTCGACTCCACCGAGGAGTACGTCATGATCGAGATGCTCAACGAGGAGCAGGAGAACGTCGCCAAT TTGGATGAAGAACTAGCAGAGGAGGATCGTCGCATCTTCGCGATGACCgtggatgaggaggaggagtttCTCACCGAGGAGGTGGATCAGGATGACGAGCTGTCGGAGGAGGAGCACCAGCTGGCACAGTCGGGCGACCAGCAGGAGGAACACATCACTATGGAGAGCGTGCATGAGTTTCAGCCCGCCGAAGTGGAGTATGTGACCATTAAGAATGAGTTCGAAACGATCGTCACGGAGGAGGATGAGTTCGAGGTGATGAACGACTCCGGCGCCCACGACGCCATACTGGACTGTCAGATGATTGTGATACCCGCCGAGGGAGCCATTGACGAGGTCATCGGCGAGGAGACCCTCGAATTGGAGGGGGATGGGCGCGAGGAGCATCTG CTGCCGGAGGCGGAGGATGTCTGCGAAGATGAGGACTTCCTGGAGGAGTCGCTGGACTCAGCGCCGCCGACCGCTGGCGAGGCGCTGCCGTACGTGTGCACCGTGTGCCAGAAGGCGTTCCGCCAGCAGTGCCGTCTCAACCAGCACATGCGCTCCCACGTGGACGAGAAGCAATACGAGTGCGAGGAGTGTGGCAAGCGTCTGAAGCACCTACGCAACTACAAGGAACACATGCTGACACACACAAATGTCAAGCCGCACCAGTGCAGCATATGCGGCCGCTTCTATCGTACCACCTCCAGTCTGGCAGTGCACAAGAGAACTCATGCGGAGAAGAAACCCTACAACTGCGATCAGTGCGGCCGCGGATATGCGGCGTTCGATCATCTGCGGCGCCACAAGCTCACGCACACGGGCGAGCGACCATACGCCTGCGATCTGTGCGACAAGGCCTACTACGATTCGTCCTCGCTGCGCCAGCACAAGATAAGCCACACCGGCAAGAAGGCTTTCACCTGCGAGATCTGCGGCGTGGGACTGTCTCAGAAGTCGGGCTACAAGAAGCACATGATGGTCCACAGTGGCGTCAAGGCGCACAAGTGTGATGTTTGCGGGCATGCCTTCACCTTTACCAGCAACCTCAATGCCCATGTTCGCCTCCATTCCGGCGAAAAGCCGTTTAAGTGCGAGGTCTGCGTTAAGGCCTTTCCCACAAAGAAGCGACTGGCCAGTCATATGCGCGTCCACAACAAGGAGTCGCCGGTGACGGCCACCGTTGCTGTTCAGTCCATCAATCCTCCCAGCCGACAAGCGGGCGCAGAAGGTGCGACAGGCGGAGGTGCGACAGGTGGAAGTCCGACCGGTGGAGGTGCGACCGGTGGATCGGCAACCAACCTTCACATAACCGAAGTTCATGAGCAGCCGGTGTCCACCTCCAAAGTGGTGATGGTGCTGTGA